Within Cellulophaga sp. L1A9, the genomic segment TTTTATGCATAGCTGGTGGGCTGCTAGTACATTGAATTGGATTTTCATGATTATTGGTGCTGTAGCCTTTGTATATTGGATGTTACAATTGAAAAAATATAACGATTCTGGGGAAGAACGTAAAGATGTTTCTGGACATTCTTTCTTGTAAGAACTAAAAAAGCCCTTGTGAAAGGGCTTTTTATTATTATATAAAGTTTTGTTTTAAAGGTCAAATCCTAGATCTTTTCTATAATTCATCTTTTCAAACTTCAATTTTTCGATATTTTGGTACGCGATTTTTAAAGCTTCTTTAAAATCAGCTCCGAAAGCAGTTACCGCTAATACGCGTCCACCTGAAGTTACCACTTTTCCATCTTCTAAAGTTGTACCAGCATGAAACACTGTGGCATCTTTAACCAAATCGAAACCAGTAATTTCTTTTCCTTTTTCGTAAGCTTCTGGATAGCCGCCTGAAACCGCCATAACGGTTGTGGCAGTACGTTCATCAACCTGTAAGTCTATTTCATTTAAGGTTTGATTCGCAACCGCTTGTAAAACGTCTACTAAATCATTTTTTAAACGAGGGATAACTACTTCGGTCTCTGGATCTCCTAAACGTACATTGTATTCAATAACCTTAGGATTATCATTCACCTTAATCAATCCAATAAATATAAATCCTTTATAAGGTAAATTATCCTTTTTAAGACCTTCTACGGTAGGGATAACAACTTGAGTGTGTATTTTGTCCATGAAGGCATCGCTAGCGAAAGGAACAGGAGAAATAGCACCCATACCGCCTGTATTAAGTCCAGTATCTCCTTCACCAATACGTTTGTAGTCTTTTGCGGTAGGTAGTACTTTATAGTTTTTACCATCCGTTAGTACAAAAACACTTAATTCTATACCGTCTAAGAATTCTTCTATAACAACAGTGGTGCTAGCTGTACCAAATTTTGCATCCACTAGCATAGCTTTAAGTTCGTCTTTAGCTTCCTGTAAATCTTTTAAAATTACTACACCTTTACCAGCTGCAAGCCCATCTGCTTTTAAGACATAAGGAGGCGTTAAGCTTTCTAAAAAAGTATATCCTTTTTCAAGAGTTTCAGCCGTAAAACTTTCATAAGCAGCCGTAGGGATGTTATGACGCATCATAAACTCTTTAGCAAAATCTTTACTTCCTTCAAGGGTTGCCGCTGCTTTTTGCGGGCCTATAACGGGAATATTTTTCAACGTAGCATCGTTCAAGAAAAAATCATGAACCCCATTTACTAAGGGATCTTCAGGCCCTACGATGACCATTTCTATTTTTTCTGAAATAACCGCATTTTTAATAGCCTCAAAATCATTGACACCAATGTTGAGGTTTGTAGCTATTGCAGCGGTACCAGCATTACCTGGGGCTACAAAAAGATTAGATAGTTTTGGGCTTTGTTTTAATTTCCATGCAAGGGTATGTTCACGACCGCCTGCTCCAAGAATAAGAATGTTCATACTACTAGAAGGTTTGGGCAAAAATACCTATTGGAGTTGAATAATACCAGTTATTTTAAATGATAAATACTACGGGCTAAGCTTTACTTGTGAAATTCCTATGTTCTTTTTTCTGAAGTTCTTCAGGCGATAAGGATTTAAAATAATCGTAAACTATTTTAAGGCCTTCAGCGCGCTCTACTTTAGGTTCCCATCCTAGAATTTCTTTTGCTTTAGTGATGTCTGGTTGTCTCTGTAAAGGATCATCCTGCGGTAATGGTTCAAAAATAATTTGTTGCTGCGTACCAGTAAGCTTAATGATTTCTTGTGCGAACTCTAAAATAGTAGTTTCATGAGGGTTTCCAATATTGATAGGATTGCTATAATCACTCATTAGTAAACGATAAATACCTTCTACTTGATCATCGATATAACAGAAAGAACGTGTCTGAGAACCATCCCCGAAAACAGTAATGTCTTCACCACGGAGTGCTTGCCCCATAAATGCAGGAACCACACGACCATCATTTAATCGCATTCTAGGGCCGTAGGTATTAAAAATACGTACGATACGCGTATCTACACCATGATAGCGGTGATAGGCCATGGTAAGTGATTCCATAAAGCGTTTGGCTTCATCATATACGCCACGTGGACCAATAGAGCTAACATTGCCATAATACTCTTCATTTTGAGGGTGTACTAGCGGGTCGCCATATATTTCAGAGGTAGATGCAACTAAGATTCTTGCATTTTTTTGTTTTGCTAAACCTAATAAGTTTAATGTTCCTACAGAGCTTACTTTAAGTGTTTGAATAGGAATCTTTAAATAATCTATTGGACTAGCGGGCGATGCGAAATGTAATATATAGTCTAATTCGCCACTAACATGTACAAAATTGCATACATCATGATGATGAAATTCAAATTGTTTTAAGGGAAAAAGGTGTTCTATGTTTTTTAAGTCACCCGTAATTAGATTATCCATGCCAATCACATAGTACCCGTCTTTTATAAAGCGATCACATAAATGAGAACCTAAAAATCCTGCTGCTCCTGTAATTAGTACTCTTTTCATTTACTATATTGCTTTTTCGTCGCCAACAATTGCTTTTATAACTGTCTGAACTGTAATTTTTAAATCTAAAATTAAAGACCAATTTTCGACATAAAAAATATCAAATTTTACGCGATTAATAATATCTGAATCTTCTTCAATCTCTCCTCGATATCCTCTTACCTGCGCTAATCCTGTAATACCAGGTTTTACAAATTGGCGTAACATGTATTTATCAACGATAGCCTCATATTCAAGGGATAATTTAAGCATATGCGGTCTAGGACCTACTACGGACATTGTTCCAAAGAAGACATTGTAAAATTGTGGTAACTCGTCAATACTTGTTCTTCTTATGAATTTTCCAACTCGTGTAACACGCATATCGTTCTTTACTGTCTGAAATTTGTCACCCCCGTTGTCTAGGCCCATAGAACGAAACTTATAACAATAAAATTCTTTATTATCAATTCCATTTCTAAGTTGTCTGAAAAATATAGGTCCTTTAGACTCTAAACGTATGATTAATGCTAATATGGGAGTCAACCAAGATAATACCCCAAGAATTACAATTATTGAGAATACGATATCAAAAGTTCTTTTCAGTATAGCGTTTAATGGGTTGTGTAATGGAATATCTCTTAAAGAAAGTACGGGAATATAATCGTAATATTCAAATTTTAATTTTTTGGAAAAGATATTTTTATTATCAGGTATAAATTTTAAAATTTTAATATTATTATCCGCAAAACTTATAATTTCATTTAATTCTGAATTTTTTAGTTCTGATACTGAACAGTAAATTTCATTAATATTATTTTTGATTACAAAATCAAAAATAGATTTTAATTCAAACTCTTTTTCTTTTGGATTAAATTGTTTTGTAAAATGATATCCATATTCTGGAAAATCATGAAATACGCCAATTAATTGATCCGTTTTCTTATTTTTTCCTATAACAACAACATTTCGTAAATTTCCTTTAATGAACTTTCTAAAGGTCATCAGTAAGCCATAAACAATGAATTTTAGACAAAAAATAATTAAAGCCACCTCAAAGAAATATTTTATTAGAATAAAATTACTAATATCTGGCTGTTTGAAAAAACCTATAAATGTAAATAGTGCTAAAAAAAATACTGCAAATTGGCGTAATAGTAAAATTAAAATTGAGGTGACTTTTGTATAACGATAAACTGTATAAAATTCACTTTTTACTGATATAATTATCCATGCTATTGATATGTAAAAATAGAAATATACTGGTATATTAAATTTTGAAAAAATAAAGTACCCAAGTATATTTATAACTAAAATGTCCAATATATGTGAGATTGGATTTATTAAGTTTGAATATCTATTTTGTTTAAAAACCATATTACAAATTACGTTAGTTTTTATGAAAATTTAATATTTATAACGATTGAATTTTTCAGAAGAAATTTTAAAACAAGAAGAAATTATTTGTTTTTTGTAAATTGTAAATCAAATTGAGAAAGTGTCTTTTTATTTATTGCTTTTCTGCCTTTATCAAAGATCCAGCCCCATTTATTAAAGTATTTTATCATAGACGTTATATGGTAATATAGTAATTTTCTGTTTTTATAAGAACCTCTACCATGTTTATGAATTATAGTTACTTTAGGGTAAAAGATAGCTTTTGAGTGTTCGGCTATGCGTCTGGTGAGGTCTATATCTTCTGGATACATAAAAAATCGTTCATCAAATCCATTAACCATTTCAAATATTTTTGTGTTTATGAAGAGAAAGCAACCCATAGCATAAGGAATTTCTATAACTTCATTAAAATCAAAAAAATGGAATTCATAATTATAATCCATCTTTTTCTTTAAAGATTTTATAGGAATAAATCTTCTTATAATTAGGTTTAAAGGGCTAGGGAGCAATTTAACAGAATATTGTATTGTTCCATCTGGATTTAGTATTTTCGGAGCAAGTAAGCCAGTGTTTTGATTAACCTTCATGTAGTTATAGCATTCCTCTAAAATGCTTGCTTCAAAAGTCACATCTGCATTTAATACTAAATGAAATTCTGAAATATCTTTAGTCTTTGATATGGCTAAGTTATGACCAGCTCCAAAACCTACATTTTGGTTTGAATATATATACTCTAAACTTTCATTTTGTCTAATATGGTTTTCTAGACTTCTATTTGGAGAGTTGTCCACAAAAAATAGTTTAACCTTTAGTTTAGAAGCTAAAACTGTCCTAATAACATTATTGATTTCTTCGAGATCAGTATTGAATAGAACT encodes:
- a CDS encoding glycosyltransferase, whose product is MEYNLTISVVLFNTDLEEINNVIRTVLASKLKVKLFFVDNSPNRSLENHIRQNESLEYIYSNQNVGFGAGHNLAISKTKDISEFHLVLNADVTFEASILEECYNYMKVNQNTGLLAPKILNPDGTIQYSVKLLPSPLNLIIRRFIPIKSLKKKMDYNYEFHFFDFNEVIEIPYAMGCFLFINTKIFEMVNGFDERFFMYPEDIDLTRRIAEHSKAIFYPKVTIIHKHGRGSYKNRKLLYYHITSMIKYFNKWGWIFDKGRKAINKKTLSQFDLQFTKNK
- the purD gene encoding phosphoribosylamine--glycine ligase — encoded protein: MNILILGAGGREHTLAWKLKQSPKLSNLFVAPGNAGTAAIATNLNIGVNDFEAIKNAVISEKIEMVIVGPEDPLVNGVHDFFLNDATLKNIPVIGPQKAAATLEGSKDFAKEFMMRHNIPTAAYESFTAETLEKGYTFLESLTPPYVLKADGLAAGKGVVILKDLQEAKDELKAMLVDAKFGTASTTVVIEEFLDGIELSVFVLTDGKNYKVLPTAKDYKRIGEGDTGLNTGGMGAISPVPFASDAFMDKIHTQVVIPTVEGLKKDNLPYKGFIFIGLIKVNDNPKVIEYNVRLGDPETEVVIPRLKNDLVDVLQAVANQTLNEIDLQVDERTATTVMAVSGGYPEAYEKGKEITGFDLVKDATVFHAGTTLEDGKVVTSGGRVLAVTAFGADFKEALKIAYQNIEKLKFEKMNYRKDLGFDL
- a CDS encoding exopolysaccharide biosynthesis polyprenyl glycosylphosphotransferase, with amino-acid sequence MVFKQNRYSNLINPISHILDILVINILGYFIFSKFNIPVYFYFYISIAWIIISVKSEFYTVYRYTKVTSILILLLRQFAVFFLALFTFIGFFKQPDISNFILIKYFFEVALIIFCLKFIVYGLLMTFRKFIKGNLRNVVVIGKNKKTDQLIGVFHDFPEYGYHFTKQFNPKEKEFELKSIFDFVIKNNINEIYCSVSELKNSELNEIISFADNNIKILKFIPDNKNIFSKKLKFEYYDYIPVLSLRDIPLHNPLNAILKRTFDIVFSIIVILGVLSWLTPILALIIRLESKGPIFFRQLRNGIDNKEFYCYKFRSMGLDNGGDKFQTVKNDMRVTRVGKFIRRTSIDELPQFYNVFFGTMSVVGPRPHMLKLSLEYEAIVDKYMLRQFVKPGITGLAQVRGYRGEIEEDSDIINRVKFDIFYVENWSLILDLKITVQTVIKAIVGDEKAI
- a CDS encoding UDP-glucuronic acid decarboxylase family protein; translated protein: MKRVLITGAAGFLGSHLCDRFIKDGYYVIGMDNLITGDLKNIEHLFPLKQFEFHHHDVCNFVHVSGELDYILHFASPASPIDYLKIPIQTLKVSSVGTLNLLGLAKQKNARILVASTSEIYGDPLVHPQNEEYYGNVSSIGPRGVYDEAKRFMESLTMAYHRYHGVDTRIVRIFNTYGPRMRLNDGRVVPAFMGQALRGEDITVFGDGSQTRSFCYIDDQVEGIYRLLMSDYSNPINIGNPHETTILEFAQEIIKLTGTQQQIIFEPLPQDDPLQRQPDITKAKEILGWEPKVERAEGLKIVYDYFKSLSPEELQKKEHRNFTSKA
- a CDS encoding uracil phosphoribosyltransferase, which gives rise to MESFFRAIEDLFVNVLFMPLDALRFMHSWWAASTLNWIFMIIGAVAFVYWMLQLKKYNDSGEERKDVSGHSFL